In a single window of the Gemmatimonadota bacterium genome:
- a CDS encoding response regulator transcription factor, translated as MIHVVIADDHHLIRQGLRDLLSKEPDIQIVAEATDGRDVIDVVHRVRTDVIVMDVEMPGIGGIEATRRIRASFSEIQVVMMSMHSDPDLIRKALDNGARGYVLKKSAGEELVEAIRTVCRGVTYQSRAMDHADYLYGEYPHGTPPQLTPREREILRLIVSGRSNPQIAETMRISIKTVQNHRINLMAKLNTHSLPDLIRTAVKLGLINLE; from the coding sequence ATGATACACGTAGTGATCGCAGACGATCATCATCTGATTCGGCAGGGACTTCGGGATTTGCTCTCGAAAGAACCCGATATACAAATAGTCGCCGAGGCCACGGACGGCCGCGACGTGATTGATGTCGTGCATCGAGTCCGGACGGACGTCATCGTGATGGACGTTGAGATGCCCGGTATCGGTGGCATCGAAGCGACGAGGAGGATACGCGCGTCGTTTTCCGAGATCCAGGTGGTCATGATGTCGATGCATTCAGATCCCGATCTGATCCGGAAAGCGCTGGACAACGGCGCCAGGGGCTACGTGCTCAAGAAATCAGCCGGCGAAGAGCTGGTCGAAGCGATACGTACCGTTTGCAGGGGCGTCACTTACCAATCCCGGGCCATGGATCATGCCGATTACCTGTATGGGGAGTACCCCCACGGCACACCGCCCCAGCTTACTCCCCGGGAGCGCGAAATCCTTCGACTTATCGTATCGGGGCGGTCCAATCCCCAGATAGCCGAAACCATGCGAATCAGTATAAAAACCGTGCAAAATCATCGCATCAATCTGATGGCGAAACTGAACACGCACAGTCTTCCCGATCTGATCCGAACGGCGGTCAAACTCGGTCTGATCAATCTGGAATAA
- a CDS encoding S41 family peptidase, with product MNAGATSNRMTTWCLPVLLSLLAMVLIDYHDGMCAEWKVVTKRYEPSEVLYAIQDEGLEKHTRFYFPEYRMDDKALYSGYRPIEQGEDVEKRSEAADFRHVWKTRFSKPIVPGETVFFYSRIYVENVDRYSISLHLSKSDVWIEKMVNIPFTGYQLPLNSPLSSWRGKIDNVETSQDTREADTVDKMLIKVYPKGDQYDFVIGDLKIYKMEWVDKNYTHPLFRPILTNYTEGALDFDYKPPGVPLASSSVAWRSLVGHNGDPYYIEPAASSTATSYSPVDLRELKTTMFRQFMDKYPFYKERGLEKSDLLARFNSFATVPISHREAFNDSLIALVSTYSDPHFNASKIGARRSSGRRSTPPVVFYEILGEVRVAAVFATELKDEIKPGMRLFSVQDQPIQDVISELSERFRGSAYSRRQKAISSILRYLPDSSEIAIGLASEDENGEMVEVRLNTGGDYRIPPNFVPRHGEFRVLDGDIAYFRISRWSLDVWTRFSNHMSDFKKANGLIIDLRSNPGGEATSVIRIISLFIDEPTLYSREYTPANGRTEDLIIRPKEQYHIDLPVAILGNGQTTCASEDFIDTMQYAKKAAFVANHKTAGSVSAMIRVVFPDGLMVGVNSWSNRLSPAGRHIEGRGITPDIRVDINTVDDLAHHKDKMLNVAKSFLQQNTDTY from the coding sequence ATGAACGCCGGAGCAACTTCAAACAGGATGACAACCTGGTGTTTGCCGGTTCTGCTGTCTTTGCTTGCTATGGTTCTGATCGATTACCACGATGGAATGTGTGCCGAATGGAAAGTGGTAACGAAGAGATACGAGCCATCCGAAGTACTGTACGCCATTCAAGACGAGGGCCTTGAGAAACATACCAGGTTCTATTTCCCGGAATACAGAATGGACGACAAGGCGCTCTACTCAGGTTACAGACCGATAGAACAAGGTGAGGATGTCGAAAAGCGCAGTGAGGCGGCGGATTTCCGGCATGTATGGAAAACCCGCTTCAGCAAACCGATAGTGCCGGGTGAAACCGTGTTCTTCTACAGTCGGATTTACGTTGAGAACGTAGACCGATACAGCATATCCCTGCACCTGTCGAAGAGTGATGTCTGGATTGAGAAGATGGTCAATATTCCCTTTACCGGCTATCAACTCCCTTTGAACAGTCCGCTGTCATCCTGGCGTGGCAAGATCGATAACGTGGAAACGAGCCAAGATACCAGGGAAGCTGATACAGTCGATAAGATGCTCATTAAGGTCTATCCTAAAGGAGATCAGTATGACTTCGTAATCGGTGATCTTAAAATCTACAAAATGGAATGGGTAGACAAGAACTACACGCATCCGCTTTTCAGACCAATCCTGACAAATTACACCGAGGGTGCGCTTGATTTTGACTACAAACCTCCGGGGGTTCCCCTGGCATCTTCGTCCGTCGCCTGGCGATCGTTAGTCGGCCATAACGGCGATCCGTATTACATAGAACCGGCTGCAAGTTCAACGGCGACTTCGTACAGTCCCGTAGACCTACGTGAACTCAAAACGACCATGTTTCGACAGTTCATGGACAAGTATCCCTTCTATAAAGAGCGCGGTTTAGAGAAATCGGACCTGCTTGCCCGGTTCAACAGTTTCGCGACCGTTCCCATCTCTCACAGAGAGGCGTTCAACGATAGTCTGATCGCCCTGGTATCGACTTACAGCGATCCGCACTTCAACGCATCGAAGATCGGTGCCAGGCGATCTTCGGGGCGAAGATCGACACCTCCCGTTGTCTTCTATGAAATCCTTGGAGAGGTTCGCGTTGCGGCGGTTTTCGCAACAGAATTGAAGGACGAGATCAAGCCAGGTATGCGACTGTTCAGCGTTCAGGATCAGCCAATACAGGATGTCATTTCAGAGTTGTCTGAACGATTCCGTGGATCGGCATACAGCCGGAGACAAAAAGCAATATCATCCATACTGAGATACCTGCCGGATTCCTCGGAAATCGCAATCGGTTTAGCGTCGGAAGATGAAAATGGGGAGATGGTAGAAGTACGGCTTAACACAGGCGGGGATTACAGAATTCCGCCGAATTTCGTACCGAGACATGGAGAGTTCAGGGTACTTGATGGAGATATAGCTTACTTCAGAATCAGCCGATGGTCATTAGATGTCTGGACTCGATTCTCGAATCACATGTCCGACTTTAAGAAAGCAAATGGACTGATTATCGATCTGCGTTCCAATCCCGGTGGAGAAGCCACCAGCGTTATACGGATTATCTCCTTATTCATAGATGAACCAACCCTCTACAGCCGGGAGTACACTCCAGCCAATGGAAGAACCGAAGACCTGATCATCCGTCCAAAGGAACAGTACCATATCGACCTGCCTGTCGCGATTCTGGGAAACGGACAGACTACCTGTGCAAGCGAGGATTTCATAGATACCATGCAATATGCTAAAAAAGCGGCCTTTGTTGCGAATCACAAAACAGCAGGTTCCGTATCTGCCATGATTCGCGTTGTGTTTCCTGACGGACTGATGGTAGGAGTAAATTCCTGGTCGAACAGGCTCAGTCCTGCGGGAAGACATATCGAAGGGCGGGGGATCACCCCCGACATCCGGGTGGATATCAACACGGTAGATGATCTAGCCCACCATAAAGATAAGATGCTCAATGTAGCGAAGAGTTTCCTGCAACAAAATACAGATACCTATTGA